The genome window ACGATCCTCACGCTGACGGAATCCAAGTGCAAATGGCCGATCGGCGATCCGACCAGCGAGGACTTCTACTTCTGCGGCCGCCGTTCGGATCCGGGCGTTCCCTATTGCGAGCACCACGCCCGCATCGCCTACCAGCCGGCCAGCGACCGGCGCCGCGACAAGCGCGCCGCGCGCGGCTGATTGGTTCCTCCCTCTGTTCGCGGCTCCTGTCGGTTCCCGAGCCGCTGCCACAGATGGCATCTTGAAACGGTCGCTTCGGCGGCCGTTTTTTTGATGGCCAATCTGCTCGGGTTGCGACCGCTGGCCCTGTCAGGCTACCAGTGCGGCGAACCCGCGGAGATCAAACGCCGATGTCGGACCACAATCCGGAAGTGACCGTCGCCAGCGAGGCGATCGCGGAGGCGGATCAGGCCTTCGCGATGTACCAATCCGTGCGGCACCGCCTTCCGCAAGCCGATTTCCCGGCCACGTCGCAGATGGCGGCGACGATGGCGGACCTTGCCGACGAACACGACGTCTTCCTGCTCGACGCATTCGGCGTGCTCAATATCGGCGAGGAGCCGATCCCCGGCGTTGCGCAACGGATCGCCCGGCTGCGCAGTGAGGGCAAACAGGTCTATGTGGTCACCAACGCCGCGGCCTATCCGGCTAGCCACCTGCTCGCGCGCTATGACCGCATGGGTTACGACTTCGAACCGCATCAGGTGGTTTCGAGCCGGGACACGCTGACACACGCGCTCAGCCAGCGCGACGCGCGCCGCTGGGGCATCATGGCGTCACGCAGCTTCGATGTCGGCGATCTCGGCGCGCACTGCATCTTCCTTGGTGACGACCCGGCAATCTACGACGCCGTCGACGGGTTCATCCTGATCGGCAGCGGGGAATGGAGCGAGCGGCGTCAGGATCTGCTCGCCACCGCGCTTCTCCGCTCTCCCCGGCCGGTTCTCGTCGGCAATCCCGACCTGGTGGCACCGCTTGCAAGCGGGCTCGCAGTGCAGCCTGGCTACTATGCGCACCGGCTGGCGGACGCGACCGGGGTCGAACCGGAATTCTTCGGCAAGCCGTTCGCCAATATCTACGAACTCGCCTTCGAGCGGTTTGGCGACAGGGTCCCGCGCGAGCGGGTGGTGATGGTCGGGGATACGCTGCACACGGATGTGCTGGGCGGAGCTGCTGCCGGGGTGCGCACCGCGCTCGTCGCCGGCTACGGCCTGCTCGCCGAGGGCGACCCGCATGGCGCGATCGCGGCCTCGGGCATCGTACCGGATTTCATTCTGGGACGGCCCTGACGGGGCAGGCAAAGCGACACGCCGCGCCGGCTCCTGTCAGCCGGCGGTGCCGAGTTCCTTCATCAGCCAGGCGGCATTTTCGAGCTGGGCTTCGGCGACTTCGATCTTGCGCTGCAAACGCTCGCGGCGGCCGTCGCTTTCGGCCTCGCCCAGTTCGCCCTGCAGCTTTTCCTTCTTCGCCTTGATCTTCTCGATCATCCGCTCGACGTGACTGAGCTTGATTTCGTCGGCTTTCCCGTCGCTCAAACGCTGACGGTACTTTTCGAGCTTTTCCGCACTCTTCGACAATTTCATCGGAAGGACCTGATTGTCTGCCACAGTCCGCTCGCACCGTCTTCACAAATTACTGACGGCACAGCATAGAACCGCGATGTAACGGGTTCATGACACATCGGCGTCTCCCTCCGCACTTTCAGAGATGGTCTCCGCATCGTCCTCTTCGACCGACAGAATGCGTTCCACCTCGGCCATGCCGCTTTCCTTCGACAGGTAATAGAGCTTGGCTGCCTCCATCAGATCGCGCATGGCATCGAAAGCATAGCCCGAGTCATTGAGGAATGAGGTTGCGGCATGAGGGCTCAGGGCGCGCTTTCTGATCAGATCCTCAACCTGCTTGCTGGTGTTGCGGTAGCTCGCCTCGATCTGGACGCGTTCGTCGTCGAGCCAAAGACTTGACCGCTCGTCCGCATCCTCATGTTCCAGCTTGTTGATCTCGGCCAGGATCTGGGCAATCTCGGTGCGGATCCCGTTGTAGAGATCGGTGACGGCACCAAGCTGCGCCGAGGTGTAGGCGCTGGTGTTGCGGCGCATGTGCTTGACCGCCTTGACCGCCTGCACGATGCGCCGCGCGACTTCGAGGAGATCGTAGACGCGGGCGACGACATCGGGCGGCATATCCTTGTCGCCGATGCGCGTCGCGAACTCGACGATTGCCGCATAGAGCGTCTTCACGCGATGCTCGTAGCGTGCACTCAAATCGACATCGATCGGCGTCCGGCTCTCGGCAACCGTTTTCGGGATGCTCGTGGAGGCATAGATTTCCGCCAGACGGATATTGAGCCCCTCGCCGATGACCTCGACCGCATTGTCGTAGAGATGGCCGACTTCCTTGCGCAGCGCGCTCTCGATGGTCGCGGGGTAATCGTCGACCGCCGCGTTCAGATAGCGCGGTTTGCTGACGTCTGGCTTTTGCTCGACGATGACGCGCTCGAGGAAACGGATCAGCAGGCGCAAGAGCGGCAGCATCAGGACGACGCCGAGCACGTTGAAGATCGTGTGGAAGACGGCGAGCTTGAGCGCGAAATCATTGTCGGCGATGCCGACAAAGGCGCTGACCTCGTCGACCGCGTTGCGCAGATGCTGGATCAGGGCAAGTGCGACGGCGGCCGTGACGACATTGAAGATGATATGGGCGAGCGCCAGGCGTTTGCCCTGGAAATTGGCGCTCAGCGCCCCGAGTACCGCCGTCACCGTGGTGCCGATATTGGCGCCGATGGCGAGCGCCAGCGCGTTCTCGTAGGAAATCTGCCCAGCGGCCAGCGCGGTGATGACCAGCACCATCGTCGCGTGGCTGGACTGCATGACGATGGTCGCTGCAGCACCGACCAGCGTGTAGACGGCGAGGCCGGCGAAACCCGTCATGGCGAAGCGGGTCAGGTCGATCTGTTCCTTGAAGGTCTCGAACCCGCTTTTCATGTAGTGGATACCGAGGAACAGGAAGCCGACGCCGGCAAGCACGTAACCGGCACCCTTGAGGTATTTCGAATTCTGGAAGACGAGGATCGCGCCGAGGGCCAGCATCGGCATGGCGTAGGACGCGATATCGACCTTGAGGCCAATACCGGCGACCAGCCAGGCGCCCGTCGTGGTGCCGATATTGGCGCCGAAAATGATGCCGACACCGGCAATCAGGCTGATCAACCCCGCGCTCAGGAAGGAGATCGTGATGACGGAGACGAGCGAACTCGACTGCATGATGGTCGTCGACACGATGCCGAAGGTGACGGAGCGCAGGACGGAGCGGGTCATCCGCTCCAGGGTGCGTTCCAGCACACCGCCGCTGAACAGCTTGAAGCCATCCTCGAGCATGAGCATGCCGAAAAGGAAGATCGCCACACCGGCGGCGATCTCCTGAAAATTCGGACTGAGCCAGAAGCTGAACAACAGGGCGCCAAGGACCGCTGCCAGCAGAAATCTTTTCATGTGCTATGCCGCTCCGATCACGGCAGCATCATGCCGCGGAAAACGAAATAAAACATTGCCGCGAGAACCGCCGAGACGGGAACGGTGATGATCCATGCCGACACGATCTTAAACAGCGAGGAGCGCTTGAACAATTGGCGCTTCAGGGCCTTGCGGAGCTGCTTGCGCTGCGCGGCGTCGATGACGGCTTCCGGCCCCATGGCCTTCAGTTCCTGCAGCATGCGCTCCTTTTCCACCGAGGGCGCGTTCTGGAAGCGGCGCAACACGGCTTCGGCCTGCGAGAAATCGGCCTGGCCCTCATGCTTGGACAGCACGTCCTCGACCACCGCGCCCATGCGCTGCTCGAGGAACTCGCGCAGGAAGCCGACGCCGAAGACGGCGCCGAGCGCGACATGGGTGGAGCTGATCGGCAGACCGAGCTGGCTGGCCACGATCACGGTGATGGCGGCGGCCAGCGCGATGCAGAAGGCGCGCGAGCGATCCAGTTCGGTGATCTCGGTGCCGACGGTGCGGATCAGCTTGGGCCCGAACAGCGCCAGACCGAGCGAAATGCCAAGCGCGCCGATCGCCATCACCCACATCGGGATCGCAACCTTGGCGCCGCCGCCGCCGGCAACCGTCAGTGCGTCGACGATACCGGCGAGGGGGCCGACCGCGTTGGCGACGTCGTTGGCGCCATGGGCGAAACTCAACAGCGCGGCAGCAAAGATGAGCGGCAGGCCGAACAGACGGTTGACGCCTTCGCGGTCCGGCGAGACCACCGTCAGCTTCTTGCGCACCTGCGGACGCACGATTATGAAGACCACCACGGCCATGACGAAACCGGCGACAAGCGCGACCGGGAACGACACCGCGACGATGTGCTTGATGCCCTTCAGCGCGATATAGGTGGTGAACGCCCAAGCCATGATGGCAATCATCGCGGGCACCACCTTGATCGCCTGCTCGACAGGATCGTCTCGGAAGAACACCAGCCGCTTCAGGGTGTAGAGGAAAGCGGCGGCGATGATCCCGCCGGTGATCGGCGAAACGATCCAGCTGAGCACGATCATGCTCATGGAATTCCAGTTGACGATGTCCCAGCCGGCGGCGGCGATACCGGCGCCCATGACACCGCCGACGATGGAGTGCGTGGTCGACACCGGCGCGCCGAGCCAGGTGGCGAGATTGAGCCAGATGGCTGCGCCGAGAAGCGCGCCCATCATCACCCACACGAACATGTCTGAATTGCCGATAGTGGCCGGGTCGATGATCCCCTTCTTCACCGTCTTGACCACATCGCCACCGGCGATGATGGCACCGCCCGCCTCGAAAACGGCGGCGATGAGGATCGCGCCCGTCAAGGTCAGGGCAAAGGAGCCGACGGCCGGCCCGACATTGTTGGCGACGTCGTTGGCGCCGATATTCATCGCCATGTAGGCGCCGATGACGGCGGCCGCGATCAGCAGGTAGACCTGCTCGACATGGCCGAACTTCGAACCGGTGTATATCATCACGATCATCATGAAGATGATCGCCGAACCGATGCGACCGATCTCGCCGCGGCTGATGCCCGCTGCCTGCTCGATCTTGAGGTATTCCTTGAGCTTCAAATTCGCCCCCATTTTCCCCGATGCGCGACGACACAAAAGCCCTCGCTCCTCTCGCAGCCGGCAAAACAGCCAAGGTCTACAAGAGGAATCGCCGTCACAATTCATTCATCGAATTGTAACATTCGTCTCCCGAAACGGCCTGATCTGCATCAAGCAAAACAGCGGATTTCAGCGGTTTCTCCCCGAAAAAATATGGGCAGGACACGACAAAGCCGCACGCGGGGGCACCACGTGCGGCTCAGTGCTCAATCCGGGGATAGATGTCGTCCGTGCCGC of Hyphomicrobiales bacterium contains these proteins:
- a CDS encoding TIGR01459 family HAD-type hydrolase gives rise to the protein MSDHNPEVTVASEAIAEADQAFAMYQSVRHRLPQADFPATSQMAATMADLADEHDVFLLDAFGVLNIGEEPIPGVAQRIARLRSEGKQVYVVTNAAAYPASHLLARYDRMGYDFEPHQVVSSRDTLTHALSQRDARRWGIMASRSFDVGDLGAHCIFLGDDPAIYDAVDGFILIGSGEWSERRQDLLATALLRSPRPVLVGNPDLVAPLASGLAVQPGYYAHRLADATGVEPEFFGKPFANIYELAFERFGDRVPRERVVMVGDTLHTDVLGGAAAGVRTALVAGYGLLAEGDPHGAIAASGIVPDFILGRP
- a CDS encoding sodium:phosphate symporter, producing MKRFLLAAVLGALLFSFWLSPNFQEIAAGVAIFLFGMLMLEDGFKLFSGGVLERTLERMTRSVLRSVTFGIVSTTIMQSSSLVSVITISFLSAGLISLIAGVGIIFGANIGTTTGAWLVAGIGLKVDIASYAMPMLALGAILVFQNSKYLKGAGYVLAGVGFLFLGIHYMKSGFETFKEQIDLTRFAMTGFAGLAVYTLVGAAATIVMQSSHATMVLVITALAAGQISYENALALAIGANIGTTVTAVLGALSANFQGKRLALAHIIFNVVTAAVALALIQHLRNAVDEVSAFVGIADNDFALKLAVFHTIFNVLGVVLMLPLLRLLIRFLERVIVEQKPDVSKPRYLNAAVDDYPATIESALRKEVGHLYDNAVEVIGEGLNIRLAEIYASTSIPKTVAESRTPIDVDLSARYEHRVKTLYAAIVEFATRIGDKDMPPDVVARVYDLLEVARRIVQAVKAVKHMRRNTSAYTSAQLGAVTDLYNGIRTEIAQILAEINKLEHEDADERSSLWLDDERVQIEASYRNTSKQVEDLIRKRALSPHAATSFLNDSGYAFDAMRDLMEAAKLYYLSKESGMAEVERILSVEEDDAETISESAEGDADVS
- a CDS encoding inorganic phosphate transporter, producing the protein MKLKEYLKIEQAAGISRGEIGRIGSAIIFMMIVMIYTGSKFGHVEQVYLLIAAAVIGAYMAMNIGANDVANNVGPAVGSFALTLTGAILIAAVFEAGGAIIAGGDVVKTVKKGIIDPATIGNSDMFVWVMMGALLGAAIWLNLATWLGAPVSTTHSIVGGVMGAGIAAAGWDIVNWNSMSMIVLSWIVSPITGGIIAAAFLYTLKRLVFFRDDPVEQAIKVVPAMIAIMAWAFTTYIALKGIKHIVAVSFPVALVAGFVMAVVVFIIVRPQVRKKLTVVSPDREGVNRLFGLPLIFAAALLSFAHGANDVANAVGPLAGIVDALTVAGGGGAKVAIPMWVMAIGALGISLGLALFGPKLIRTVGTEITELDRSRAFCIALAAAITVIVASQLGLPISSTHVALGAVFGVGFLREFLEQRMGAVVEDVLSKHEGQADFSQAEAVLRRFQNAPSVEKERMLQELKAMGPEAVIDAAQRKQLRKALKRQLFKRSSLFKIVSAWIITVPVSAVLAAMFYFVFRGMMLP